From the genome of Rhodohalobacter sp. SW132, one region includes:
- a CDS encoding response regulator has translation MSEDTKTVLIVEDDLILNLLYESFLEKMGFETHGELVYGKTAVDMTRKIHPDLILMDIALEGDMNGIEAAQKIREFSDVPVIFITGNSDPEHKEKAMETPNSHYLIKPVELEDLNQTLLKIGLI, from the coding sequence ATGAGTGAAGATACCAAGACCGTTCTGATAGTTGAAGATGACCTGATATTAAACCTGTTATATGAAAGCTTTTTAGAAAAAATGGGGTTTGAAACGCATGGTGAGTTAGTATATGGAAAAACAGCTGTTGATATGACTCGCAAAATCCATCCCGACCTCATACTGATGGACATTGCCCTTGAGGGTGACATGAACGGAATTGAGGCCGCTCAGAAAATCCGCGAATTCTCTGATGTACCTGTTATTTTTATTACGGGAAATTCCGATCCGGAACACAAAGAGAAAGCGATGGAAACTCCCAACAGCCACTACCTGATCAAACCCGTGGAACTTGAGGATTTAAACCAGACCCTTTTAAAAATTGGACTAATCTGA
- a CDS encoding M1 family metallopeptidase, with protein sequence MRHFYLITLLLFISSCATPQQTTSEPEPPTDQAAVADIERPIPYPLDIPNAFSRAINENTRSESGEPGTEYWQNEGSYTLHAEIDPEHHMLYGNAEIVYYNNSPDNLNAIVVELAQNLHKEGTPKKEVTEITGGKDLTKITLNNTDLSETTMQARWSQGASGYILDGTRLYIFPDDPIESGGSVELSFEWNFEIPQQGASGRMGRSRDNLYMIAYWYPQVAVYDDVYGWMDDPFLGNAEFYHKFSDYELSVTAPREWIVMGTGEFLNPEETLAEEVLDRYRRAGESDDVIVIADFDELDNATATGEDGKLTWRFKSERVRDVAFSATLESRWDAARAPIGDLTGDGETNYTRINTFYRETAPLWSEVTDYAQHSISFLSDYTAMPYPWPHMTSVEGADIIGGGMEFPMITLMGDYNNAGAVSLYGVTAHEFAHMWVPMIVSTNERRYTWLDEGHTSFHTQQANVDRFGKDRFSRGQLFGQYLQIAGTDFEGEMMRWSDFHYPGPAYGIASYPKPASVLTALRGLIGDELFLEAHREFMHRWEYKHPYPWDFFNTIEDVTDMDLSWFWRSWYYESWVLDQAVTDVQRDGDQTTIVIEDRGNVPMPVLLRITLADGTVMNEEIEVDHWLEGKRMVEFAITTDSPVDAVVIDPEELFPDADRQNNVWER encoded by the coding sequence ATGCGACATTTTTACCTGATTACCCTGCTGTTATTCATTTCATCATGCGCTACTCCACAGCAAACGACTTCTGAGCCTGAGCCCCCGACGGACCAGGCTGCTGTTGCAGACATCGAACGGCCTATCCCCTATCCTCTCGATATTCCCAATGCGTTTTCCAGGGCTATTAATGAGAATACAAGGTCAGAATCCGGTGAACCAGGCACAGAATACTGGCAAAACGAAGGCAGCTACACATTACACGCTGAAATTGATCCAGAGCACCACATGCTTTACGGGAATGCAGAGATTGTATACTACAATAATTCCCCGGATAACCTGAACGCTATCGTAGTTGAACTGGCTCAGAACCTCCATAAAGAAGGGACTCCTAAAAAAGAGGTCACGGAAATAACCGGTGGAAAAGATCTCACGAAAATTACGCTTAATAATACGGACCTTTCCGAAACCACTATGCAGGCACGCTGGTCACAGGGTGCTTCAGGTTATATATTAGATGGAACGCGTCTCTACATTTTTCCCGATGATCCAATTGAATCAGGCGGATCTGTTGAGCTGAGTTTTGAATGGAATTTTGAGATTCCACAGCAGGGTGCATCCGGCAGAATGGGACGCAGCCGCGATAATCTCTACATGATTGCATACTGGTATCCACAAGTGGCGGTATATGATGATGTCTACGGCTGGATGGATGATCCGTTTCTGGGCAATGCAGAATTTTATCACAAATTCTCGGATTATGAACTCTCTGTTACTGCACCGCGTGAGTGGATCGTTATGGGAACCGGCGAATTTCTGAATCCGGAAGAAACATTAGCTGAGGAAGTCCTTGATCGATATCGTCGCGCCGGAGAGAGTGATGACGTGATTGTAATCGCAGATTTTGATGAACTTGACAATGCTACCGCAACCGGTGAAGACGGAAAGCTCACCTGGCGATTTAAATCTGAGCGGGTTCGAGACGTTGCCTTCAGTGCAACCCTCGAAAGTCGCTGGGATGCGGCACGCGCACCGATTGGAGATCTTACAGGCGATGGAGAAACCAACTATACACGAATCAATACATTTTACAGAGAAACTGCACCGCTCTGGAGTGAGGTTACCGATTATGCGCAGCACTCCATCTCGTTCCTTTCTGATTACACGGCCATGCCTTATCCCTGGCCGCATATGACATCCGTTGAAGGAGCCGATATTATTGGCGGCGGCATGGAATTCCCCATGATTACGCTGATGGGCGATTATAATAACGCCGGAGCTGTAAGTCTCTACGGAGTTACGGCACACGAATTTGCTCACATGTGGGTGCCGATGATCGTAAGTACCAACGAACGCCGCTACACCTGGCTCGATGAAGGCCATACATCTTTTCATACCCAACAGGCAAATGTAGATCGTTTTGGTAAAGACCGGTTCAGCCGGGGGCAGCTTTTTGGCCAGTACCTGCAAATTGCGGGTACCGATTTTGAGGGCGAAATGATGAGGTGGAGTGATTTTCACTACCCTGGCCCCGCCTATGGCATAGCCTCCTACCCTAAGCCGGCATCCGTATTAACCGCACTTCGCGGATTGATTGGCGACGAGCTTTTCCTGGAAGCTCACCGGGAATTTATGCACAGGTGGGAATATAAACACCCTTATCCGTGGGATTTCTTCAACACCATTGAAGATGTCACAGATATGGATCTATCCTGGTTCTGGAGAAGCTGGTATTACGAAAGCTGGGTATTAGACCAGGCCGTAACGGATGTACAGCGTGATGGCGATCAAACCACTATCGTGATTGAAGATCGTGGGAATGTGCCGATGCCGGTTCTGCTCAGAATTACACTTGCCGATGGTACCGTAATGAACGAAGAGATTGAAGTGGACCACTGGCTTGAGGGAAAGCGGATGGTTGAGTTCGCGATTACAACCGATTCACCCGTAGATGCAGTAGTTATCGACCCGGAGGAGCTTTTCCCCGATGCTGACAGGCAAAATAATGTCTGGGAAAGATAG